In Bacillus sp. Marseille-Q1617, a genomic segment contains:
- a CDS encoding ribose-phosphate diphosphokinase, whose translation MPNSYINSKLKIFSLNSNHELAKEIADEVGLELGKSSVKRFSDGEIQINIEESIRGCDVFVIQSTSQPVNENLMELLIMVDALKRASAKTITIVMPYYGYARQDRKARAREPITAKLVANLLETAGATRVITLDLHAPQIQGFFDILIDHLMGVPILAEYFQEKGLKNEDIVIVSPDHGGVTRARKLAERLKAPIAIIDKRRPKPNVAEVMNIVGNIDGKVAILIDDIIDTAGTITLAANALVENGAKEVFACCTHPVLSGPAIERIENSNIKELVVLNTIQLPEEKMIGKIKQLSVAKLISEAIIRVYEQKSVSTLFD comes from the coding sequence ATGCCAAACTCTTATATTAATTCTAAGTTGAAAATATTCTCTCTTAATTCAAACCACGAACTTGCGAAAGAAATCGCAGATGAAGTCGGCCTTGAGTTGGGAAAATCGTCTGTTAAACGTTTCAGTGATGGAGAAATTCAAATCAATATCGAAGAAAGTATCCGCGGATGTGATGTCTTCGTTATTCAGTCAACATCTCAGCCTGTCAATGAGAACCTGATGGAACTGTTGATCATGGTTGATGCATTAAAACGTGCGTCTGCCAAAACGATCACAATCGTTATGCCTTATTATGGGTATGCACGCCAGGACCGTAAAGCAAGAGCGCGTGAACCGATCACAGCTAAGCTTGTAGCAAACCTATTGGAAACGGCAGGAGCTACACGTGTAATCACCCTGGATCTGCATGCTCCACAAATCCAAGGTTTCTTCGACATCTTAATTGATCACTTAATGGGAGTGCCTATTTTGGCTGAGTACTTCCAGGAAAAAGGCTTGAAAAATGAAGACATCGTAATCGTATCTCCAGACCATGGCGGTGTAACAAGAGCCCGTAAACTTGCAGAGCGCTTGAAAGCACCAATCGCGATCATCGATAAACGCCGTCCAAAGCCTAATGTGGCAGAAGTCATGAACATCGTAGGTAATATTGATGGCAAAGTAGCGATTTTAATCGATGATATCATCGATACTGCCGGTACAATCACATTAGCAGCAAACGCATTAGTGGAAAACGGTGCGAAAGAAGTGTTCGCTTGCTGTACACATCCTGTTCTATCAGGTCCTGCAATCGAGCGTATCGAGAATTCCAATATTAAAGAGTTAGTGGTACTGAACACGATTCAGCTTCCTGAAGAGAAAATGATCGGAAAGATCAAGCAGCTTTCAGTAGCGAAATTGATCAGCGAAGCAATCATCCGTGTATACGAACAAAAATCAGTAAGTACATTATTCGATTAA
- a CDS encoding 50S ribosomal protein L25/general stress protein Ctc has translation MATELKANTRDDFKRSTLTKLRHSGNIPGVVYGYKTENTPIAVDAITFIKTIRDVGRNGIISLNIDGNKQNVILSDYQQDHIKDEITHVDFLAVNMSQEIDADVRIELTGEAAGVKDGGVLQQPLHEVSVTAKPSDIPESIEVDITELQVGDTVTIGDVRNKYSVTLNEEDDRTIASILAPRQEEEISTGEEQEEGVPENEEGRETEASEESESSEE, from the coding sequence ATGGCAACAGAATTAAAAGCGAATACAAGAGATGATTTTAAACGCTCAACTTTAACGAAGCTTAGACACAGCGGAAATATCCCTGGCGTTGTCTACGGCTATAAAACAGAAAATACTCCAATTGCAGTTGACGCGATCACATTCATTAAAACCATCCGTGATGTAGGAAGAAACGGAATCATTTCCTTAAACATCGATGGTAATAAACAAAATGTCATTTTAAGTGATTACCAACAGGATCATATTAAAGATGAAATCACTCACGTGGACTTCCTTGCTGTTAACATGTCTCAGGAAATCGATGCAGACGTTCGCATTGAGCTAACAGGCGAAGCTGCAGGCGTGAAAGACGGCGGGGTTCTCCAGCAGCCGCTTCATGAGGTATCCGTCACTGCGAAGCCTTCAGATATCCCTGAATCAATTGAAGTGGATATTACAGAACTTCAAGTGGGTGACACGGTTACCATCGGGGATGTACGTAATAAATACAGTGTTACATTAAACGAAGAAGATGATCGTACGATTGCTTCTATCCTTGCTCCTAGACAAGAAGAAGAAATTTCGACTGGTGAAGAGCAGGAAGAAGGCGTTCCTGAGAACGAAGAAGGAAGAGAGACGGAAGCAAGTGAAGAAAGCGAGTCTTCTGAAGAATAA
- the pth gene encoding aminoacyl-tRNA hydrolase: MKLIVGLGNPGSQYEKTRHNIGFVIVDALAERLGVSLNQSKFKGVYGTYHYKGEKIVLLKPLTYMNLSGESIVPLMDYFDIDEEDLLIIYDDLDLPVGKIRLRQKGSAGGHNGIKSTIAHLGTQNFNRIRVGIDRPTNGMSVPDYVLGKFRKEEQAELDKVISDSVEACETWFDKPFLEVMNKFN; encoded by the coding sequence ATGAAATTGATCGTCGGACTCGGAAACCCGGGCTCGCAGTATGAAAAAACAAGACATAATATCGGGTTTGTGATTGTTGATGCTCTTGCAGAGCGGTTAGGTGTCTCTTTAAATCAATCAAAGTTTAAAGGGGTATACGGCACCTATCATTATAAAGGAGAGAAAATCGTTCTTTTAAAGCCGCTTACATATATGAATTTATCAGGAGAAAGCATCGTCCCGTTAATGGATTATTTCGATATAGATGAAGAAGACCTGCTTATCATCTATGATGATCTGGACCTGCCTGTAGGAAAGATCAGGCTTCGCCAGAAAGGCAGTGCAGGAGGACATAACGGCATCAAATCCACCATTGCCCATTTAGGCACCCAGAACTTCAACCGCATACGAGTAGGCATCGACCGTCCCACAAACGGCATGAGTGTCCCCGACTATGTACTCGGTAAGTTCAGGAAGGAAGAACAGGCCGAACTGGATAAAGTCATCTCCGACTCAGTCGAAGCATGCGAAACATGGTTTGACAAGCCGTTTCTTGAAGTTATGAATAAATTTAATTAA
- the mfd gene encoding transcription-repair coupling factor: MKGILKQIHQSEELQSLISGIEEQLSEQLVAGLSGSSRTAYIADVYLETNKSTMVVTHNLFQAQKIYDDLIQFLSEDEVYLYSANELIAAELSVASPELRSQRIEVLNKLSKNQKGVYVVPVAGLRKILPEKQLWEQNQITFTYGEDIDLDDVLNQLVQMGYQRTGMVSTPGEFSLRGGIVDIYPLTLPNPVRVELFDTEIDSIRTFSVDDQRSIDKLKTIEVGPASEVLMNYEDMGSLIQKIESGMSKSLKKIKTDSVKEKLTEYIGHEIAQLENGQIPEQIFKYLSLAYETPSSLLDYLPADSVLFFDEYSRILEMSESLEKEEAEWYTSLLQDGQIIHDISVSHTFPSLTANTRLPKVYFSLFLRHIPNTSPQNIFNVSAKPMQSFHGQMNVLKAELDRWKKGKYTVVLLGPDEDRVKKLQRVLDDYKIEIAFVEDGSTLLKGKVQMINGSLTNGFELPMQKLAVITEEELFNKKTKKKPRRQKLSNAERIKSYSELKVGDYVVHVNHGIGKYLGLETLEINGVHKDYLHVKYQGSDKLYVPVEQIELVQKYVGSESKEPKLYKLGGSEWKKVKSKVQSSVQDIADDLIKLYAEREAARGYAFSPDGDMQRDFETAFPYEETDDQLRSIHEIKHDMEKERPMDRLLCGDVGYGKTEVAIRAAFKAIADGKQVAFLVPTTILAQQHYETIKERFQDFPIEIGLLSRFRTRKQQQETIKGLKSGTVDIVVGTHRLLSKDIVYREIGLLIIDEEQRFGVTHKEKIKQLKTNIDVLTLTATPIPRTLHMSMLGVRDLSVIETPPENRFPVQTYVMEYNGPLIKEAIERELARNGQVYFLYNRVEDIERKADEISMLVPDARVAYAHGQMSESELESVILSFLAGEYDVLVTTTIIETGVDIPNVNTLIVFDADRMGLSQLYQLRGRVGRSNRVAYAYFTYRKDKVLTEVAEKRLQAIKEFTELGSGFKIAMRDLTIRGAGNLLGAQQHGFIDSVGFDLYSQMLKEAIEERKGDLPKEPASTFEVDIEVDAYIPDDYIKDGHQKIEMYKRFRSLASLPEIEELQEEMLDRFGEYPQEVEYLFLISEMKIFAKNTDLEAIKQEQKTVNIYMSPEGTNRIDGSKVFDLCSKHGRAVGLGMEGSKLKISINTGRLETSKWFHMAYDIIKNLDTALKEENTVS, translated from the coding sequence TTGAAAGGTATATTAAAACAAATCCATCAGAGCGAAGAACTGCAATCCCTTATTTCCGGGATTGAGGAACAATTATCAGAGCAGCTTGTTGCAGGACTGTCAGGCTCTTCGCGTACAGCTTATATAGCGGATGTTTATCTAGAGACAAATAAATCCACCATGGTGGTTACCCATAACTTATTTCAGGCCCAGAAAATATATGATGACCTGATCCAGTTTCTTTCCGAAGATGAAGTCTATCTCTATTCCGCTAATGAACTGATTGCAGCGGAGCTGAGTGTAGCAAGTCCCGAGCTGCGGTCCCAGCGAATAGAAGTATTGAATAAACTTTCTAAAAACCAAAAAGGTGTGTACGTTGTACCTGTAGCAGGATTAAGAAAGATCCTTCCCGAAAAACAACTGTGGGAACAAAATCAAATCACCTTTACGTATGGAGAAGATATCGACCTCGATGATGTGTTGAATCAATTGGTTCAGATGGGGTATCAGCGTACTGGAATGGTAAGCACACCGGGTGAGTTCAGTCTCCGCGGCGGAATCGTCGATATTTACCCGTTAACCCTTCCAAATCCTGTCCGGGTTGAATTGTTTGATACAGAAATCGATTCCATCCGTACATTTTCAGTGGATGATCAGCGATCCATAGACAAGCTGAAAACAATTGAAGTCGGTCCTGCTTCCGAGGTACTGATGAATTATGAGGATATGGGGAGCTTAATTCAAAAGATTGAATCCGGAATGTCCAAAAGCCTGAAAAAGATAAAGACGGACAGCGTGAAAGAAAAGCTTACAGAATACATCGGACACGAAATCGCCCAGCTGGAGAATGGGCAGATTCCTGAACAAATCTTCAAGTATCTCTCACTGGCCTACGAGACGCCTAGTAGTTTGCTAGACTATTTGCCGGCCGACAGTGTTCTTTTCTTTGATGAATACAGCAGGATCCTGGAGATGAGTGAATCCCTGGAAAAAGAGGAAGCAGAGTGGTATACGTCTCTTCTACAGGACGGACAAATCATTCATGATATATCAGTGTCTCATACGTTTCCATCCTTAACAGCCAATACCAGGCTGCCTAAGGTTTATTTCTCGTTATTCCTTCGCCACATCCCGAATACAAGCCCGCAGAACATTTTCAATGTTTCCGCCAAGCCGATGCAGAGTTTCCATGGACAGATGAATGTCCTGAAGGCAGAGCTGGATCGCTGGAAAAAAGGGAAATACACCGTAGTTCTGCTTGGACCGGATGAAGACCGTGTAAAGAAACTTCAGCGGGTGCTCGATGACTATAAAATCGAAATTGCGTTTGTTGAAGATGGTTCAACGTTATTAAAGGGCAAGGTTCAAATGATCAATGGAAGCCTTACGAATGGGTTCGAGCTTCCGATGCAGAAGCTTGCTGTCATCACCGAGGAAGAGCTGTTTAATAAAAAAACAAAGAAGAAACCAAGAAGGCAAAAGCTTTCAAATGCTGAAAGAATCAAAAGCTACTCGGAACTGAAAGTCGGGGATTACGTGGTGCATGTCAACCACGGGATCGGAAAGTATTTAGGGTTGGAAACATTAGAAATCAACGGTGTGCATAAAGATTATCTTCACGTCAAATACCAGGGCAGCGATAAACTGTATGTTCCGGTGGAGCAAATCGAGCTTGTCCAGAAGTATGTCGGCTCTGAAAGTAAAGAACCCAAGCTTTATAAGTTAGGCGGCAGTGAGTGGAAAAAGGTCAAATCCAAGGTGCAGTCGTCCGTTCAGGATATTGCCGACGATTTAATCAAGCTATATGCAGAACGTGAAGCGGCAAGAGGCTACGCCTTTTCCCCTGACGGTGATATGCAGCGTGACTTTGAAACAGCCTTTCCTTATGAAGAAACGGATGATCAGTTAAGGTCGATCCATGAAATCAAGCATGACATGGAAAAAGAACGGCCGATGGATCGTTTGCTGTGCGGAGATGTCGGGTACGGCAAGACAGAAGTGGCCATCCGAGCTGCTTTTAAAGCGATCGCAGATGGGAAGCAGGTTGCATTCCTTGTACCTACGACAATTTTAGCTCAGCAGCATTACGAAACCATCAAGGAACGTTTTCAGGACTTTCCGATTGAGATCGGCTTATTAAGCCGATTCCGAACGAGAAAGCAGCAGCAGGAGACGATTAAAGGACTGAAGTCAGGAACGGTGGATATCGTTGTTGGTACACACCGTCTTTTATCGAAAGACATCGTATATCGTGAAATCGGCTTGTTGATCATCGATGAAGAACAGCGATTTGGTGTTACGCATAAAGAAAAAATCAAACAGCTCAAAACGAATATCGACGTTCTGACCTTAACGGCAACCCCGATTCCGCGTACGCTTCATATGTCGATGCTCGGGGTGAGGGACTTGTCTGTCATCGAAACACCGCCTGAGAACCGCTTTCCAGTACAGACGTATGTCATGGAATACAATGGGCCTCTGATCAAAGAGGCGATTGAACGGGAATTGGCACGTAATGGCCAGGTGTATTTCCTCTATAACCGGGTGGAAGACATCGAGCGTAAAGCGGATGAAATATCGATGCTCGTCCCTGATGCAAGAGTTGCGTATGCTCACGGTCAAATGAGTGAAAGTGAACTGGAGTCAGTCATATTAAGCTTCCTTGCGGGCGAATATGATGTCCTCGTCACGACGACAATCATCGAAACAGGGGTCGATATTCCAAACGTCAATACACTCATCGTTTTTGACGCCGACCGAATGGGCTTATCGCAGCTGTATCAGTTGAGAGGGCGTGTGGGCCGCTCGAACAGGGTCGCCTATGCTTACTTTACGTACCGGAAAGATAAAGTACTGACGGAAGTAGCTGAAAAACGACTGCAGGCGATCAAGGAATTCACAGAGCTTGGCTCCGGATTTAAGATTGCCATGCGTGATTTGACAATCCGCGGTGCAGGGAACCTGCTCGGTGCACAGCAGCATGGATTCATCGACTCCGTTGGATTTGATCTCTATTCTCAAATGCTGAAAGAAGCGATAGAGGAGCGGAAGGGAGATCTTCCTAAAGAGCCTGCATCCACGTTTGAAGTCGATATTGAAGTGGATGCCTATATTCCTGACGACTATATTAAAGACGGTCATCAGAAGATCGAGATGTATAAACGATTCCGTTCGCTGGCTTCTCTCCCTGAAATAGAGGAACTGCAGGAAGAGATGCTTGACCGATTTGGTGAATATCCTCAGGAAGTGGAGTATCTTTTCCTCATTTCCGAAATGAAGATATTTGCCAAAAACACGGATTTAGAAGCAATCAAACAGGAACAGAAAACCGTCAATATCTATATGTCCCCTGAAGGAACCAACCGCATCGACGGATCAAAAGTGTTCGATCTATGCAGTAAACACGGACGTGCCGTAGGCCTTGGAATGGAAGGCTCCAAATTAAAAATCTCCATCAACACAGGACGCCTTGAAACATCAAAATGGTTCCACATGGCATACGACATCATCAAGAACCTGGATACAGCCCTAAAAGAAGAAAATACAGTTTCATGA
- a CDS encoding RNA-binding S4 domain-containing protein, whose product MRLDKYLKVSRLIKRRTLAKEIADQGRILVNGTQAKASSNVKVGDELSVRFGQKVMRVKVERLLDTTKKEEASSLYSVISEERVNEESE is encoded by the coding sequence ATGAGATTAGATAAATATTTAAAAGTATCAAGATTGATCAAAAGAAGGACGCTTGCGAAAGAAATCGCCGACCAGGGCCGTATCCTTGTGAATGGCACGCAGGCCAAAGCAAGTTCCAATGTGAAAGTGGGAGACGAGCTAAGTGTAAGGTTTGGACAAAAAGTGATGAGGGTAAAGGTAGAAAGGCTTCTTGATACAACAAAAAAAGAAGAAGCATCGAGCCTCTATTCCGTTATTTCTGAAGAAAGAGTCAATGAGGAATCGGAGTAA
- a CDS encoding polysaccharide biosynthesis protein, which produces MRKQYSSKHFLKGAMVLTAAALVTKILSAVYRVPFQNIVGDIGFYIYQQVYPFYGIAIALSTYGFPVIISKLVAEKLEENDEEGAKDVALTSFLFLCIVGLIWFMLIYFGAGMVARWMGDPNLMPLIQVISLSFLLLPPLSALRGYYQGSENMLPTAVSQVGEQSFRVVTILVFSILLVGQGYSLYTVGKGALFGSITGGIAGIIVLVFFLALRKKSELSPGIFTLSKDYLSIWKRLLKDGTAICVSAMLLILLQFIDSLNVYALLTSSGMEESAAKKWKGIYDRGQPFVQLGNVVATSISLTIVPLVTSAYIGKKESLVREYSQLSLKISIIIGFAASLGLINLIVPTNTMLFENASGSSVIAVFCISIFFSCLILTFAGIFQGIGSIYYPAFCIIAGVVLKFAGNATLVPAFGTMGASLSTILSLAVITLLMVVRLKKFFPIRLIDSSFYRTLFVSGASMTIVLQGLMMLYELVLTAGMPERRMAVLFSLGGVIIGGAVFMVVLLRGNVLSEEEISFLPFGSKWVRLMGKIQPIIKSR; this is translated from the coding sequence TTGAGGAAGCAGTACTCCTCCAAGCACTTTCTTAAAGGGGCTATGGTGTTGACAGCGGCAGCGCTTGTAACCAAGATATTAAGCGCTGTGTACCGGGTTCCTTTTCAGAATATCGTTGGAGATATCGGATTTTATATATATCAGCAGGTTTACCCTTTTTACGGAATAGCGATTGCGCTATCCACTTATGGGTTTCCTGTTATCATTTCAAAGCTTGTCGCTGAAAAGCTTGAAGAGAATGATGAAGAAGGGGCGAAGGATGTGGCCCTGACCTCCTTTCTTTTCTTATGCATCGTAGGATTGATATGGTTTATGCTCATTTATTTCGGTGCAGGCATGGTTGCCCGTTGGATGGGAGACCCGAATCTGATGCCTCTCATCCAGGTCATTTCCCTGTCATTTTTGCTGCTGCCTCCTTTGTCTGCATTGAGAGGATATTATCAAGGAAGCGAAAATATGCTCCCGACCGCTGTTTCACAGGTGGGAGAACAGAGTTTCAGGGTTGTGACGATCCTTGTGTTTTCAATCTTGCTGGTCGGTCAGGGATATTCTTTATACACGGTTGGAAAGGGTGCGCTATTCGGATCGATCACCGGGGGGATAGCTGGCATTATCGTACTGGTATTCTTTCTTGCACTGAGAAAGAAAAGTGAACTGTCACCGGGGATCTTCACGCTTTCCAAGGATTACCTCTCCATCTGGAAACGGCTATTGAAGGATGGGACGGCTATCTGTGTCAGTGCCATGCTGTTGATCCTTCTTCAATTCATCGATTCATTAAACGTGTACGCGTTATTGACTTCTTCTGGCATGGAAGAAAGTGCAGCCAAGAAGTGGAAGGGGATCTACGACCGCGGGCAGCCTTTTGTGCAGCTGGGGAATGTAGTCGCCACCTCTATTTCACTCACCATCGTGCCGCTGGTGACGAGTGCTTATATAGGCAAAAAGGAGTCACTCGTGAGGGAATACAGTCAATTATCGTTAAAGATCAGTATCATCATAGGATTCGCCGCGTCGCTTGGGTTGATCAACCTCATCGTTCCGACGAATACGATGCTGTTTGAGAATGCGTCCGGTTCAAGTGTGATTGCCGTTTTTTGTATCTCCATTTTTTTCAGCTGCCTGATCCTTACATTCGCCGGGATATTTCAGGGAATCGGGAGCATTTACTATCCTGCGTTCTGCATCATTGCGGGAGTCGTCCTTAAATTTGCAGGGAATGCGACTTTGGTTCCTGCGTTCGGGACGATGGGCGCATCTCTATCAACCATTTTATCCTTGGCGGTGATCACGCTTCTGATGGTTGTAAGATTAAAGAAATTTTTTCCGATCAGACTGATCGATTCCTCTTTTTATCGAACACTGTTCGTAAGCGGGGCTTCGATGACCATTGTGCTTCAGGGTCTGATGATGCTATATGAGCTCGTTTTGACAGCCGGGATGCCTGAACGCAGGATGGCAGTCCTCTTTTCTTTGGGAGGAGTGATCATTGGCGGGGCGGTATTTATGGTTGTCTTACTGAGAGGGAATGTACTGAGTGAGGAAGAAATCAGCTTCCTGCCATTTGGAAGCAAGTGGGTGCGGCTAATGGGAAAAATCCAGCCGATTATAAAAAGCAGATAG
- the mazG gene encoding nucleoside triphosphate pyrophosphohydrolase: protein MNTITIVGLGAGDLEQLPLGVYRVIKNSETLFLRTKEHPVVKDLTAEGVTFQSFDDIYEKHDRFEQVYEEITELLVSHAEKGPLVYAVPGHPLVAEKTVQLLLELHKEGKVEVKVGGGQSFIDPLFASVGADPIDGFQLLDGTSLRLQDIHMNQQLIIGQVYDAFIASEVKLTLMELYPYDYEVKLVTAAGSKEERVETISLVELDRAAGLSNLTSLYVPAVREMETSFKQYGTLREIISTLRGPNGCPWDREQTHQSLKKYLIEETYELLEAIDEDDIDHIVEELGDVLLQVMLHAQIGEDEGMFTMEEVIESIASKMVRRHPHVFGSVEVENTEQVTSNWEEIKQREKGGTTEPVSMLKDTAKGMPALMKAYEYQKKAAKVGFDWPDVKGAWAKVWEELKEFENEVENNSETAIKKEFGDILFALVNIARFYKVFPEEALAMTNTKFYRRFSYVEERVRSSGKNFDDFTLEELDAFWNEAKKKNIE, encoded by the coding sequence ATGAACACCATAACTATTGTAGGCTTGGGAGCTGGGGATTTAGAGCAGCTGCCTTTAGGTGTCTACCGTGTTATAAAAAATAGTGAAACGTTATTTTTACGAACAAAAGAACACCCTGTGGTGAAAGATTTAACAGCTGAAGGAGTGACTTTTCAATCCTTCGATGACATATATGAAAAACATGACCGGTTTGAACAGGTGTATGAAGAAATCACAGAGCTGCTTGTGTCACATGCTGAGAAAGGGCCGCTCGTCTATGCCGTACCTGGTCATCCGCTTGTGGCTGAAAAGACGGTTCAGCTTCTTCTGGAGCTTCATAAGGAAGGAAAGGTTGAAGTGAAGGTCGGCGGCGGCCAGAGTTTCATCGATCCACTGTTTGCATCTGTCGGGGCAGACCCGATCGATGGATTTCAATTATTGGATGGGACGAGCCTGAGACTTCAGGATATCCACATGAACCAGCAGCTCATCATTGGTCAAGTATATGACGCCTTTATCGCTTCTGAAGTGAAACTTACACTGATGGAGCTTTATCCCTATGATTACGAAGTAAAGCTTGTAACAGCTGCAGGCAGCAAGGAAGAGAGAGTGGAGACCATTTCACTCGTTGAGCTTGACCGCGCGGCGGGTCTCAGTAATTTAACAAGTCTCTATGTACCGGCAGTCAGAGAAATGGAGACTTCCTTCAAGCAATATGGTACGCTCCGGGAAATCATCTCGACCTTGAGGGGGCCGAACGGATGTCCGTGGGATAGGGAACAGACACACCAATCCCTGAAAAAGTATCTGATCGAAGAAACCTATGAATTGCTGGAAGCCATTGATGAAGATGATATCGATCATATCGTCGAGGAGCTGGGAGACGTCCTTCTCCAAGTCATGCTTCATGCCCAGATCGGAGAGGATGAAGGAATGTTCACGATGGAGGAAGTGATTGAAAGCATCGCTTCTAAAATGGTACGGCGGCATCCTCATGTTTTCGGTTCGGTGGAAGTGGAGAATACCGAGCAGGTCACGTCCAACTGGGAGGAAATCAAGCAGCGGGAAAAAGGAGGAACGACAGAACCTGTGTCTATGCTGAAAGATACTGCCAAGGGGATGCCGGCTCTCATGAAGGCATATGAATATCAAAAAAAGGCCGCCAAGGTTGGTTTTGACTGGCCGGATGTTAAAGGGGCCTGGGCGAAAGTATGGGAAGAATTGAAGGAATTCGAGAACGAAGTGGAGAATAATAGTGAAACTGCAATAAAGAAAGAGTTTGGGGATATTTTATTTGCTCTTGTCAATATTGCAAGGTTCTACAAAGTATTTCCTGAGGAAGCGCTGGCGATGACGAATACGAAGTTTTACCGCCGTTTTTCCTATGTAGAGGAAAGGGTACGAAGCTCGGGAAAGAACTTTGACGATTTTACTTTGGAGGAACTGGATGCCTTCTGGAATGAAGCGAAAAAGAAAAATATCGAGTAG
- a CDS encoding anti-sigma-F factor Fin family protein codes for MAIHYHCRHCGTTVGTISDMSVHSEQLGIHKLTEEERLHMVQYQNNGDIHVRTICEDCQESLERNPDYHQLDYIIQ; via the coding sequence TTGGCTATCCACTATCATTGCCGTCATTGTGGAACAACTGTAGGGACGATTTCCGATATGTCGGTTCACTCAGAACAACTGGGTATTCATAAACTGACAGAGGAAGAACGGCTCCATATGGTCCAGTATCAGAACAATGGAGATATCCACGTTCGGACAATATGCGAAGATTGTCAGGAGAGTCTGGAAAGAAATCCGGATTATCATCAATTGGATTATATCATTCAGTAA
- the spoVT gene encoding stage V sporulation protein T produces MKATGIVRRIDDLGRVVIPKEIRRTLRIREGDPLEIFVDRDGEVILKKYSPISELSDFAKEYAEALYDSLGSAVLICDRDAVIAIAGASKKEYLNKNVSELIEKVMDDRSSLLHTQQGQAELVDGHDEDLNSYTIAPIVANGDPIGAVAIFSKDRTVGEVEQKAVETAAGFLARQMES; encoded by the coding sequence ATGAAAGCAACTGGAATTGTTCGTCGTATTGATGATTTAGGACGCGTTGTTATTCCGAAAGAAATTCGCAGAACGTTAAGGATCCGCGAGGGAGACCCACTTGAGATCTTCGTTGATCGTGACGGGGAAGTCATCTTAAAGAAATACTCTCCTATCAGTGAGCTCAGCGATTTTGCGAAGGAATATGCGGAAGCATTATACGACAGTTTAGGAAGTGCGGTCCTGATTTGCGACCGTGATGCAGTGATCGCTATCGCCGGTGCATCGAAGAAAGAGTATCTAAACAAAAACGTTAGTGAATTAATTGAAAAAGTAATGGATGATCGTTCTTCTCTATTACACACTCAACAGGGACAAGCAGAACTTGTTGATGGGCATGATGAAGATTTGAATTCCTATACAATCGCTCCGATTGTAGCAAATGGAGATCCGATTGGTGCCGTTGCTATTTTTTCAAAGGATCGTACTGTTGGTGAAGTGGAACAAAAGGCAGTGGAAACGGCAGCTGGCTTCTTGGCAAGACAGATGGAATCATAA
- the yabP gene encoding sporulation protein YabP, whose product MNQYYDGNKDKTSYQEHDVIMRGRKLLDITGVKQVESFDNEEFLLETVMGILSVRGQNLQMKNLDVDKGIVSIKGKVFDLIYLDEHNTEKAKGLFSKLFR is encoded by the coding sequence ATGAACCAATATTATGACGGAAACAAAGACAAGACTTCTTACCAGGAACATGATGTCATCATGAGAGGCAGGAAGCTGCTTGATATTACAGGCGTCAAACAGGTGGAAAGCTTTGATAACGAAGAATTCCTCCTTGAAACGGTCATGGGGATCCTGTCAGTAAGAGGGCAAAATCTGCAAATGAAAAACCTTGATGTCGATAAAGGGATTGTCTCGATAAAAGGAAAGGTGTTTGATCTGATTTACTTGGATGAACACAATACGGAGAAGGCTAAAGGGCTCTTTAGCAAGCTGTTTCGATGA